From Achromobacter spanius, a single genomic window includes:
- a CDS encoding TauD/TfdA dioxygenase family protein, translating to MSIIVNPHASGFGAEISGVDLRQPLNAETYTEIESALSRHGVIYFRDQPLNEAQQEAFIRWFGPPNALARQLNNARMKNPYFYDVSNVDEDGKIMMEDHERRLYLKANMFWHTDMSMRQPPARVTALNAIVLPEADPPDTEFADMRAAWEALPPDQQQALEPLRVVHSVYASRSKVGYTNFNEETRQLLPPTEHPLVRTHAGSGRKNLYIGAHASHISGMDEDEGKALLETLTEFSTQPRFRYAHKWQPHDLLVWDDSCTLHRSTPFDDQKYRRELRWCSARELEPI from the coding sequence ATGAGCATCATTGTCAATCCGCACGCGTCGGGCTTCGGCGCAGAGATCTCAGGCGTCGATCTGCGGCAGCCGCTGAACGCTGAAACCTACACCGAAATCGAAAGCGCATTGTCGCGGCACGGTGTCATCTACTTTCGAGACCAGCCGCTGAACGAAGCGCAGCAGGAAGCCTTCATCCGCTGGTTCGGTCCTCCCAACGCGCTCGCTCGCCAATTGAACAACGCACGGATGAAGAACCCCTACTTCTACGACGTCTCCAACGTCGATGAAGACGGCAAAATCATGATGGAAGATCATGAACGCCGACTGTACCTGAAGGCGAACATGTTCTGGCATACCGACATGTCGATGCGCCAGCCCCCGGCCCGAGTCACGGCGTTGAATGCAATCGTCCTTCCCGAGGCCGACCCGCCTGACACCGAATTCGCCGACATGCGCGCCGCCTGGGAGGCGTTGCCGCCTGACCAGCAACAGGCGCTTGAGCCCCTACGCGTTGTCCATAGCGTGTATGCGTCGCGGTCCAAGGTCGGCTACACCAACTTCAACGAAGAGACGCGCCAACTCCTGCCGCCCACTGAGCACCCGCTGGTGCGCACGCATGCCGGCTCCGGGCGCAAGAACCTGTACATCGGCGCACACGCCTCGCATATTTCGGGGATGGACGAGGACGAAGGAAAAGCCCTGCTTGAGACGCTGACCGAGTTCAGCACGCAGCCCAGGTTCCGCTACGCACACAAATGGCAGCCCCATGATCTGCTGGTATGGGACGACAGTTGCACCCTGCATCGATCAACTCCTTTCGACGACCAGAAATACCGGCGGGAACTGCGCTGGTGCTCGGCTCGCGAGTTGGAGCCCATCTGA
- a CDS encoding fumarylacetoacetate hydrolase family protein, with product MKLARFALRDETTERLGIVMDADGRVRLLDVAALPGDSASRPLPGTMMQAIQAGQAGLSALESARDYAARHADPAWFHGGDDVQWLTPVPPRSCIAAGRNFGAHRLESIRGNPQAGAGFQSDFPTGFIKLGRNLVGHKAEVKRPDDVEQMDYEAEVAVVVGQPLLNATRDQARQAIFGYTIMNDLSAREWQFAEMRNLLVMMGKNFPGFGPLGPCILTADEVPDPTALRLWLKVNGELRQQSDCSDLIFQFDELVAFWSRVGLESGDIISSGTPEGVAVHRKPDPRPFFLKPGDIVHAGVDQIGVLETRII from the coding sequence ATGAAGCTCGCTCGCTTTGCTTTGCGCGACGAAACCACTGAACGGTTGGGAATCGTCATGGACGCGGACGGTCGCGTGCGCCTTCTGGACGTGGCCGCGCTACCTGGCGACAGCGCCAGCCGCCCCCTGCCGGGCACGATGATGCAGGCTATCCAGGCAGGCCAGGCCGGTCTCTCCGCGCTGGAAAGCGCCCGCGACTACGCCGCGCGGCACGCAGACCCGGCCTGGTTCCATGGCGGCGACGACGTCCAATGGCTGACGCCGGTTCCGCCCCGGTCCTGCATCGCGGCCGGCCGAAATTTCGGCGCGCACCGGCTGGAGAGCATCAGGGGAAATCCCCAGGCCGGGGCTGGATTCCAGAGCGACTTCCCGACGGGATTCATCAAGTTGGGCCGCAATCTGGTGGGACACAAGGCCGAGGTCAAGCGTCCCGACGATGTCGAGCAGATGGACTACGAGGCCGAAGTCGCGGTGGTCGTCGGTCAACCGCTGCTCAATGCCACGCGCGACCAGGCGCGGCAGGCCATCTTCGGCTACACGATCATGAACGACCTGTCGGCACGCGAATGGCAGTTCGCCGAAATGCGCAACCTGCTCGTCATGATGGGCAAGAATTTCCCGGGCTTCGGGCCTCTCGGCCCTTGCATCCTGACGGCCGACGAGGTCCCAGACCCCACCGCGCTGCGGCTGTGGTTGAAGGTCAATGGCGAACTCCGCCAGCAGTCCGACTGCTCGGACCTGATTTTCCAGTTCGATGAACTGGTGGCGTTCTGGTCGCGGGTCGGCCTGGAATCCGGTGACATCATCAGCAGCGGCACCCCGGAAGGCGTGGCCGTACATCGCAAGCCCGATCCCCGGCCGTTCTTCTTGAAACCAGGCGATATTGTCCACGCAGGCGTGGACCAGATCGGCGTTCTGGAAACCCGCATCATCTGA
- a CDS encoding Bug family tripartite tricarboxylate transporter substrate binding protein codes for MSTPPGGASDTSARVLAEGLQSLWKQSVVVENKTGASGTIGAAFVARAPADGYTLFFGTGSTHVVAPLMLAETPYDPERDFTPLAVVGYAPFVLFARADLPANNLQELVAYAQTQKAELNFGTSGPATIYEIAALLLEREGRVRLNHIPYKGLAPMAMDVAAGRVDLGVGPIDGYLKNEKLKVLAVLGNERAATLPGVPTSAEAGYPGFAVPVWAAIWGPPGLPAPVAARLTEGLLTTLGQPSVQNRIAATGVFVQAGDGQALRALVSRDLTALRPFGVPESRAAR; via the coding sequence GTGTCGACGCCACCTGGCGGGGCCAGCGACACATCAGCAAGGGTTCTGGCCGAAGGCTTGCAATCGCTGTGGAAACAATCCGTGGTGGTCGAGAACAAGACTGGTGCGTCGGGCACCATCGGCGCGGCGTTCGTCGCGCGCGCGCCCGCCGATGGCTATACCCTTTTCTTCGGCACGGGATCCACGCACGTGGTCGCACCATTGATGCTGGCCGAAACGCCCTACGACCCGGAACGCGACTTCACGCCGCTGGCGGTCGTGGGATACGCGCCGTTCGTGCTATTCGCCCGTGCCGACCTGCCCGCCAACAATCTGCAGGAGTTGGTCGCGTATGCGCAAACCCAGAAAGCGGAATTGAACTTCGGCACATCGGGCCCCGCCACCATCTACGAGATCGCCGCGCTCCTGCTGGAGCGTGAAGGCAGGGTGCGCCTGAACCACATCCCGTACAAAGGTCTGGCTCCCATGGCGATGGACGTCGCGGCCGGCCGCGTGGATTTGGGCGTGGGCCCCATCGACGGCTACCTGAAGAACGAAAAGCTCAAGGTGCTGGCCGTGCTGGGCAATGAACGCGCCGCGACCCTGCCCGGCGTTCCCACCAGCGCCGAAGCCGGCTACCCCGGCTTCGCCGTGCCGGTATGGGCAGCGATCTGGGGGCCGCCCGGCTTGCCCGCGCCCGTAGCGGCCCGGCTGACCGAGGGCCTTCTGACAACGCTGGGACAGCCCTCCGTCCAGAACCGGATCGCGGCGACCGGCGTATTCGTGCAGGCAGGAGACGGACAGGCGCTGCGAGCCCTGGTCAGCCGCGACTTGACCGCGCTGCGTCCCTTCGGCGTTCCTGAAAGCCGCGCGGCCCGCTGA
- a CDS encoding alpha-hydroxy acid oxidase, whose amino-acid sequence MSFDPAFGYNFDDLRALARRRLPRGLFEFVDRGTEDDLTIRNNFDAFRAIQLIPRPLVDVSQRSLSTTLFGKALPIPVCLAPTGAAGLLWHEGEIAAAAAAAKFGVPYSMSTGSITSIEKVAEQAGGELWFQLYLWPDPAMSHELLRRARDAGYTALIVTIDTTVTPNREFNYRNGFTVPMKLTRRNVLDGLRHPGWSWRVMGRYLLSGQMPRFHNLPSALQRSMTDTRKAGLMPKNDSLTWDDLKRLRDMWQGPLIVKGILHPDDALAAVQAGADGIVVSNHGGRVLDNTPATIAMLPLVRQVVPASTTVLLDSGIRRGSDVIKAISLGADAVMVGRAAMWGTAVGGQRGVAHTLAMLRDEMDRVMAFIGRTRLDELDASCCVRRP is encoded by the coding sequence ATGTCCTTCGATCCCGCATTCGGCTACAACTTCGACGACCTGCGCGCGCTGGCCAGGCGCCGCCTGCCGCGTGGCCTGTTCGAGTTTGTGGATCGGGGCACGGAAGACGACCTGACGATACGGAACAACTTCGACGCATTCCGTGCCATTCAACTGATTCCCCGGCCACTGGTCGATGTCTCCCAGCGCAGCCTGAGCACGACTTTGTTCGGCAAGGCTCTTCCAATACCCGTCTGTCTGGCACCCACGGGCGCGGCCGGATTGCTGTGGCACGAGGGAGAGATCGCTGCGGCTGCTGCGGCGGCGAAGTTCGGCGTTCCCTATTCGATGTCGACTGGGTCGATTACTTCGATCGAGAAGGTGGCCGAGCAGGCCGGAGGCGAACTGTGGTTCCAGTTGTATCTATGGCCGGATCCCGCGATGTCGCACGAATTGCTGCGCCGCGCTCGAGATGCCGGCTACACGGCGCTGATCGTAACGATAGACACGACCGTCACCCCAAATCGGGAGTTCAACTACCGCAACGGCTTCACAGTGCCGATGAAGCTGACGCGGCGAAATGTGCTGGACGGGCTACGCCATCCCGGTTGGAGCTGGCGCGTGATGGGCCGCTATTTGCTGTCGGGACAGATGCCACGCTTTCACAATCTGCCCAGTGCGCTGCAGCGAAGCATGACGGACACGCGCAAGGCGGGCCTGATGCCCAAGAACGACAGCCTGACTTGGGACGATTTGAAGCGGTTGCGCGACATGTGGCAGGGTCCGTTGATCGTCAAGGGCATCCTGCATCCGGACGACGCGCTGGCCGCCGTGCAGGCGGGCGCCGACGGCATCGTGGTTTCCAATCACGGAGGCCGCGTGTTGGACAACACGCCGGCCACCATCGCGATGCTCCCGCTTGTAAGGCAGGTCGTTCCGGCCAGCACCACAGTGCTGCTTGATAGCGGCATCCGGCGCGGCAGCGACGTGATCAAGGCGATCTCGCTGGGCGCAGATGCCGTGATGGTGGGTCGCGCCGCCATGTGGGGAACGGCGGTGGGCGGGCAGCGCGGCGTTGCCCACACCCTGGCGATGCTGCGCGACGAAATGGATCGTGTCATGGCCTTCATAGGACGGACGCGGTTGGACGAACTGGACGCGTCGTGCTGTGTGCGCCGGCCTTGA
- a CDS encoding branched-chain amino acid ABC transporter permease, translating into MTNLTRPGTPLRLLLLAILAVLLIAPAVVYPAFLVKVLCFALFAIAFDLLLGGAGLLSFGHAAFLGCGAYVSAYTIKTLGMDPVLGIAAGTLAAGVLGLLFGLVAIRRQGIYFAMITLALAQLFYFVCVQIPQTGGEDGIQGVPRGKALGILDLSNNLNTYYFVLAIFLAGAYASWRILHSPFGNVLKAIRDNEPRAISLGYRTARYKLAAFVASATLAGLAGATKAMAFQVASLLDVQWQTSGEVILMALIGGIGTLLGPFVGAAVIVSLESYLADLDLPITVVIGCIFIVCVMVFRSGIVGEIEKRRALRGE; encoded by the coding sequence ATGACGAACCTGACCCGCCCCGGCACGCCGCTGCGCCTGCTGCTGCTGGCAATACTGGCCGTTCTGCTGATTGCGCCGGCGGTGGTGTACCCGGCCTTCCTTGTCAAAGTGCTGTGCTTTGCGCTGTTTGCCATCGCCTTCGATCTGCTGCTGGGTGGCGCGGGCCTGCTGTCATTCGGCCACGCCGCCTTCCTGGGCTGCGGCGCCTACGTCTCGGCATACACCATCAAGACCCTGGGCATGGACCCGGTGCTGGGCATTGCCGCCGGCACGTTGGCCGCGGGCGTGCTGGGGCTGTTGTTCGGCCTGGTGGCCATCCGGCGCCAAGGCATCTATTTCGCCATGATCACCCTGGCCCTGGCACAGCTGTTCTATTTCGTGTGCGTCCAGATTCCGCAGACGGGCGGCGAGGACGGCATTCAGGGTGTGCCGCGCGGCAAGGCGCTTGGCATCCTGGATCTGAGCAACAACCTGAACACCTACTATTTCGTGCTGGCGATATTCCTGGCTGGGGCATATGCCAGCTGGCGCATCCTGCATTCCCCCTTCGGCAACGTGCTCAAGGCCATCCGCGACAACGAGCCCAGGGCGATTTCCCTGGGGTATCGCACGGCGCGCTACAAGCTGGCGGCATTCGTCGCATCCGCGACGCTGGCCGGGTTGGCCGGCGCCACCAAGGCCATGGCGTTCCAGGTGGCGTCGCTGCTGGATGTGCAATGGCAAACCTCTGGAGAAGTGATCTTGATGGCGCTGATAGGCGGCATCGGGACACTGCTCGGCCCCTTCGTTGGCGCGGCGGTGATTGTCTCGCTCGAAAGCTATTTAGCGGACCTCGACCTGCCCATCACCGTGGTCATCGGCTGCATTTTCATCGTTTGCGTCATGGTGTTCCGCTCCGGGATCGTGGGCGAAATCGAGAAGCGTCGTGCGCTGCGTGGGGAATGA
- a CDS encoding D-2-hydroxyacid dehydrogenase family protein, whose amino-acid sequence MNTSTVKIAVLDDYQDAAARYADWDSLPRAETTIYRDHIADPCALAARLHPFDVVCLMRERTRLDAALLAKLPNLKLIVTTAMRNAALDIADAQRRGIVVCGTGAPQNGTPELVWLHILTLARNAERERAGLREGRWQVSVGQDLQGATLGLVGLGRIGQQVARVAIAFGMDVLAWSPNLTQARADACGARLAGKEDLFSRSDFVVIAMQLRESTRGLVGHAELDHMKSTAFLINTSRAALVDEDALIRVLRDARIAGAGLDVFETEPLPPDHPVLNLPNVLITPHLGYVTHRAYRQFYQETVEDIQAWLQGRPIRQLDLAYQSQ is encoded by the coding sequence GTGAACACATCGACAGTGAAGATCGCCGTGCTCGACGACTACCAGGATGCTGCGGCGCGGTACGCCGATTGGGACAGTCTTCCCCGAGCGGAGACCACCATCTATCGGGACCACATTGCCGACCCGTGCGCTCTGGCCGCGCGTCTGCACCCTTTTGATGTCGTCTGCTTGATGCGCGAGCGCACGCGCCTGGACGCCGCCCTGCTGGCCAAGCTGCCCAACCTGAAGCTGATTGTCACGACGGCGATGCGTAATGCAGCGTTGGACATCGCCGACGCCCAGCGCAGGGGAATTGTCGTCTGCGGCACGGGGGCTCCGCAGAACGGCACCCCCGAGTTGGTGTGGCTGCATATCCTCACGTTGGCCCGCAACGCCGAACGCGAACGCGCCGGACTGCGCGAAGGGCGCTGGCAGGTCTCGGTGGGTCAGGACCTGCAAGGGGCAACGCTGGGGCTTGTGGGGCTGGGGCGCATCGGGCAGCAGGTCGCGCGCGTGGCAATCGCCTTCGGCATGGATGTGTTGGCATGGAGTCCGAACCTGACTCAGGCACGCGCCGATGCCTGCGGCGCGCGATTGGCAGGCAAGGAGGATCTGTTCTCGCGCTCTGATTTTGTCGTGATCGCGATGCAACTGCGGGAAAGCACACGAGGGCTTGTGGGGCACGCAGAGCTTGACCACATGAAGTCGACAGCGTTTCTCATCAACACGTCGCGAGCGGCCCTTGTGGATGAGGACGCCCTGATACGTGTGTTGCGCGATGCTCGAATCGCGGGTGCGGGCCTGGATGTCTTTGAGACCGAGCCACTGCCACCGGACCACCCCGTCCTGAATCTGCCGAACGTGCTGATCACCCCCCACCTTGGGTATGTCACCCATCGGGCTTACCGGCAGTTCTATCAGGAGACGGTCGAGGACATCCAGGCGTGGCTGCAAGGCCGCCCCATCCGGCAGCTGGATCTCGCCTATCAAAGCCAGTAA
- a CDS encoding branched-chain amino acid ABC transporter permease, protein MIPLIGIPTVALFGQLLLGLINGSFYALLSLGLAVIFGMLRVINMAHGAQYMLGAFASWLLLNYLGIGFWLSLVLAPLCVGLLGILVERLLLARLYQSDHLYGLLLTFGVALVAEGLFRYWFGSSGQPYAPPEALDGAVDLGFMILPMYRGFIVVASLLVCLAVWWVIERTKFGAYLRAATENPVLVQTFGVNVPLLMTLTYGLGAALAALAGVLAAPIYQVSPLMGQNLLIVVFAVIVIGGMGSIGAAIATGYIVGIIEAVTKLVYPEAANTVIFVLMVIVLFFSPKGLFGREQ, encoded by the coding sequence ATGATTCCCCTGATCGGAATTCCCACGGTGGCGCTCTTCGGCCAACTGCTGCTGGGCCTGATAAACGGTTCGTTCTACGCGTTGCTCAGCCTGGGCCTGGCGGTCATTTTCGGGATGCTGCGCGTCATCAACATGGCGCATGGCGCGCAATACATGCTGGGCGCCTTCGCCAGCTGGCTGCTGCTCAACTACCTGGGCATCGGTTTCTGGCTGTCGCTGGTGCTGGCGCCGCTATGCGTTGGCCTGCTGGGCATCCTGGTCGAACGCCTGCTGCTCGCCCGCCTCTACCAATCGGACCATCTTTACGGGCTGCTGTTGACCTTTGGCGTGGCCCTGGTGGCAGAGGGCCTGTTTCGCTACTGGTTCGGATCCAGCGGACAGCCCTATGCGCCACCCGAAGCGCTGGACGGCGCGGTGGATCTGGGCTTCATGATCCTGCCCATGTACCGCGGATTCATCGTCGTGGCCTCGCTGCTGGTCTGCCTGGCGGTATGGTGGGTCATCGAGCGCACCAAGTTCGGTGCCTACCTGCGCGCGGCCACCGAAAACCCGGTGCTGGTGCAGACCTTCGGCGTCAACGTTCCGCTGCTGATGACCCTGACCTACGGACTGGGTGCCGCCCTGGCCGCCTTGGCCGGCGTACTGGCGGCGCCCATCTACCAGGTCAGCCCGCTGATGGGCCAGAACCTGCTCATCGTCGTGTTCGCCGTCATCGTGATCGGCGGCATGGGTTCCATCGGCGCCGCCATCGCCACCGGCTACATCGTGGGCATCATCGAGGCGGTGACCAAGCTGGTGTATCCCGAAGCGGCCAACACGGTGATTTTCGTGCTCATGGTGATCGTGCTTTTCTTCAGTCCCAAGGGACTGTTCGGGAGGGAACAATGA